The DNA segment ccctctctctctgcccctcacagtctctctctcaaaatacataaataaacattaaaaaaaaaaaaaaagcaaaactccaAGCACCATACAAACTCTTTAGATGTCCACTAGCTGTTGCTTTTCAAAATGAGTCCTAAGAACTCATTTGAATTCTTGAGGGTGGGGGAACCACATGTGTCCTGTCCacatctcctctcctttcccttcccaaaaAGAATAGCTCCCAGCTTCACTGCTCTGTTATggaatttcatttgaaaaaagaatctaATACCTAGGTAACACTTGAAGTTTGCAAGCCATCGGTGTTTTCCCTCTGTGGTCAATAAATTAGGATTTAAGAAGGGACCTAAAACAAATCATTTCTTGTGGCAAAATAAGCAAGTATTAATTTTTactcatttcatcatttttatttcagagtgaGATAATACGAGATAACACTGGAATCTTGGAATGTGTTAAAGAAGGAATTGGAAGAGTGATGGGCCTAGGGGTGCCTCATAGCAAACGACTGCTTCCGCTTCTTTCCTTGATCTTCCCCACTGTGCTGCATGGGGTTCTGCATTACATCATCAGCTCAGCCATTCAGAAGTTTGTCCTGCTAATTCTAAAGAGAAAGACGTATAGTAGCCATCTAGCTGAGAGCACTAGTCCGGTGCAGAGTATGTTGGATGCTTATTTTCCAGAACTTATTGCTAACTTTGCTGCCAGTCTTTGCTCTGATGTTATACTTTACCCATTGGAAACGGTTTTGCACCGCCTTCACATTCAAGGAACACGCACAATCATTGACAATACAGACCTTGGCTATGAAGTGCTTCCAATTAATACACAGTACGAGGGTATGAGAGACTGTATCAATACTATAAGGCAGGAGGAAGGAATGCTTGGTTTTTATAAAGGGTTTGGTGCTGTTATAATACAGTACACACTGCATGCAGCTGTTTTACAGATTACCAAAATTATTTACTCTACCCTTCTTCAAAATAGTGTGTGAGACCTCAGTTCCTGGTTAGTCTAAAAGACATAATCTGGGTACTTTGTTATGAAATTATGTGGGATAAAAGTGAAATACTGGGGGAAAGTGGATTAGAAAGtgaaactggtaaaaaaaaaaaagcccatgcTGATTATATtgacccttctttttttaaaaggtataggtatatattttggatgaaaAATATCCCAAATTTGAAAACTCAATGAAAGTAACACTCGTGAATTGAATTCT comes from the Prionailurus bengalensis isolate Pbe53 chromosome A1, Fcat_Pben_1.1_paternal_pri, whole genome shotgun sequence genome and includes:
- the SLC25A46 gene encoding solute carrier family 25 member 46 isoform X2 codes for the protein MELMQTEQLNRFAGFGIGLASLFTENVLAHPCIVLRRQCQVNYHARHYHLTPFTVINIMYSFNKTQGPRALWKGMGSTFIVQGVTLGAEGIISEFTPLPREISHKWNPKQIGEHLLLKSLTYMVAMPFYSASLIETVQSEIIRDNTGILECVKEGIGRVMGLGVPHSKRLLPLLSLIFPTVLHGVLHYIISSAIQKFVLLILKRKTYSSHLAESTSPVQSMLDAYFPELIANFAASLCSDVILYPLETVLHRLHIQGTRTIIDNTDLGYEVLPINTQYEGMRDCINTIRQEEGMLGFYKGFGAVIIQYTLHAAVLQITKIIYSTLLQNSV